A genome region from Myroides fluvii includes the following:
- a CDS encoding LTA synthase family protein, producing MNLNLFRKTVWNGLRYFLFFVVLFALGRFVFLLSYGASEVFENEKGKIVEAFIVGARFDVSAICYGFLPLVLFWLSSLFVPKKYELGFSKVYAGFARYYLLFVAVVFLTLIIVDYFFYQFFQSHINLLFFGIFADDTTAVLTSVWTDYPLLSIALVYLVVLIAWLYWSKRIKRSVVQPAQSRAKIYGLIGLLIFPLFFVGMRGSVGVFTLRREHTNISKNEFVNSLCYNALYSLKFANSERKENAINPDIERELQASGFASAEEAQLSYKAESERELFNQALFTQTKHKEFLAQNPPNVVFLQMESMSNHYFDLNNETLNLLGDLSKELPNLYYFKNSLSAYNGTIQTLEDFILGTPKTIISQSVYFDTPFASSIALPFKQSGYETYFLTGASISWRNIDNMIKKQKFDVIQGKNFIQEKFPEAAEFAWGIHDGYLFDYIQATLKESETPKFIFGLTISNHTPFEVPAYYKKQKITMSEEMKKKIRVDEQTAYANFYSHQYAASELARFIKEIRNSPLGENTIIVASGDHNIRQVFEYTPEEGFLKRSVPILMYIPEKYKPAFFDANVLASHKDIFPTIFNLALSDASYFYTGDDLFDPAVEHRFALNDYNFIADDKGAIAIENNQPYYYTWANQEKRKLQIGDNSSSHALYLQHKMQAYTVMKTVEIYKSINQHQKSN from the coding sequence ATGAATCTTAATCTTTTCCGAAAAACAGTCTGGAATGGACTGCGTTATTTTTTGTTTTTTGTTGTTTTATTTGCACTGGGTCGCTTCGTGTTTCTCTTGAGTTATGGAGCATCTGAAGTTTTTGAAAATGAAAAAGGAAAGATTGTAGAAGCATTTATTGTAGGTGCGCGTTTTGATGTATCTGCTATCTGTTATGGTTTTTTGCCACTTGTGCTTTTTTGGTTGAGTTCGTTATTTGTACCCAAAAAATACGAGTTGGGCTTCAGTAAAGTTTATGCTGGTTTTGCTCGCTATTATTTGTTGTTTGTTGCCGTGGTTTTCTTAACACTGATTATTGTCGATTACTTTTTTTATCAGTTTTTTCAGTCGCACATCAACTTGCTGTTCTTTGGAATCTTTGCTGATGATACAACGGCTGTATTAACTTCCGTTTGGACAGATTATCCTTTGTTATCTATTGCTTTGGTTTACCTCGTTGTACTTATAGCTTGGTTGTATTGGAGTAAGCGTATCAAGCGAAGTGTAGTTCAACCCGCTCAATCTCGTGCAAAAATCTATGGTTTAATCGGATTGTTGATTTTTCCTTTGTTCTTCGTTGGAATGAGAGGAAGTGTAGGTGTATTTACACTGAGAAGAGAACATACCAATATCTCAAAAAATGAATTTGTCAATTCGTTGTGCTATAATGCTTTATATTCCTTGAAGTTTGCTAATTCAGAACGAAAAGAAAATGCAATTAATCCTGATATTGAGCGTGAATTACAAGCCAGTGGCTTTGCTAGTGCGGAAGAAGCACAGTTGAGTTATAAAGCAGAGAGTGAACGCGAATTGTTCAATCAAGCGTTGTTTACTCAAACAAAACACAAGGAATTCTTAGCTCAAAATCCACCAAATGTTGTGTTTTTACAAATGGAAAGTATGAGTAATCATTACTTTGATTTGAATAATGAGACTTTAAATTTACTTGGAGATTTAAGCAAAGAATTGCCGAATCTCTACTACTTTAAAAATAGTTTATCTGCTTATAACGGAACGATTCAAACCTTAGAGGATTTTATCTTGGGTACCCCAAAAACGATTATCTCTCAATCGGTTTATTTTGATACCCCTTTTGCTAGTTCAATTGCTTTGCCTTTTAAACAAAGTGGATATGAAACGTACTTTTTAACAGGTGCCAGTATTTCGTGGAGAAATATTGATAATATGATTAAGAAGCAAAAGTTTGATGTGATTCAAGGAAAAAATTTCATTCAAGAGAAATTCCCAGAAGCGGCAGAATTTGCCTGGGGGATTCACGATGGGTATTTGTTTGATTATATTCAAGCCACATTGAAAGAGTCCGAAACGCCTAAATTTATTTTTGGATTGACAATCAGTAATCACACACCTTTTGAAGTGCCTGCTTATTATAAAAAGCAAAAGATTACGATGAGTGAAGAGATGAAGAAAAAAATTAGAGTAGACGAACAAACAGCCTATGCTAATTTTTATTCGCACCAATATGCAGCTTCAGAATTGGCTCGTTTCATTAAAGAAATTCGCAATTCTCCTTTAGGAGAAAATACAATTATTGTAGCTTCTGGAGATCATAATATCCGTCAAGTTTTTGAGTATACCCCAGAGGAAGGGTTTTTGAAAAGAAGTGTACCGATCTTGATGTATATTCCTGAAAAGTATAAACCGGCCTTTTTTGATGCCAATGTATTGGCTTCACACAAAGATATTTTTCCTACTATTTTCAATTTAGCGCTGTCTGATGCCTCTTATTTTTATACGGGTGATGATCTTTTTGATCCAGCGGTAGAGCATCGCTTTGCATTGAATGATTATAACTTTATTGCAGATGATAAAGGAGCTATTGCCATTGAAAATAATCAGCCCTATTATTATACTTGGGCAAACCAAGAAAAGAGAAAATTACAAATAGGGGATAATTCGTCTAGTCATGCTCTTTATTTACAGCATAAAATGCAAGCGTATACGGTGATGAAAACAGTAGAAATTTACAAGAGCATCAACCAGCATCAAAAATCGAACTAG
- a CDS encoding 4Fe-4S dicluster domain-containing protein: MAIIITDECINCGACEPECPNNAIYEGADDWRYKDGTALRGSVVLPDGTEIDADAAQDPVSDEFYYIVPSKCTECKGFHEEPQCAAVCPVDCCIPDDNHVESEETLLNRQAFLHNH, translated from the coding sequence ATGGCAATCATTATAACTGACGAATGCATAAATTGCGGTGCTTGTGAACCTGAGTGCCCAAACAATGCAATATACGAGGGAGCTGACGACTGGAGATATAAAGATGGTACAGCCTTAAGAGGAAGTGTAGTTTTACCTGATGGTACAGAAATTGATGCAGATGCAGCACAAGATCCTGTTTCAGATGAGTTCTACTATATTGTTCCTTCTAAATGTACAGAGTGTAAAGGTTTCCACGAAGAACCTCAATGTGCCGCAGTTTGTCCTGTTGATTGTTGTATTCCTGACGACAACCATGTTGAAAGTGAAGAAACACTCTTAAACAGACAAGCTTTCTTACACAATCATTAA
- a CDS encoding acyl-CoA reductase, with protein MDLEAKKKAFITLGDFLRQFANNEFVKSEEVEYNDAFFSSFEALIESSVHYNGWFIKEQVIVAVKSWADALTAENIETWCSMYDFSREPRKKVGLILAGNIPLVGFHDFLSVLLSGNIALVKLSSNDQKLLPTLAAYLIAVEPQLKERIVFIEGKMEGFEAVIATGSNNTARYFDYYFSSVPHVIRKNRNSVALLTGAETPEQLTALGKDIFTFYGLGCRNVSKLFVPKDYNFDAFFQGMYAYKEVIEYERYANNYDYNKAVFLMSEFKLLDNGFLTIKEDASYASPISSVYYEYYDTLDEVVDQLRKDQDKIQCIVSNDLTEDSIAFGQTQHPQLWDYADQVDTLEFLLKL; from the coding sequence ATGGATTTAGAAGCTAAAAAAAAAGCATTTATAACGTTAGGAGATTTTTTAAGACAATTTGCTAATAACGAATTCGTAAAAAGTGAAGAAGTTGAATATAATGACGCTTTTTTTTCATCATTTGAAGCTTTAATTGAATCTTCAGTACACTATAACGGATGGTTTATTAAAGAGCAAGTTATTGTCGCAGTTAAATCTTGGGCTGATGCATTAACAGCTGAAAATATTGAAACGTGGTGTTCGATGTATGATTTTTCAAGGGAACCCCGTAAAAAAGTAGGACTAATTTTAGCTGGTAATATTCCTTTGGTAGGGTTTCACGATTTCTTGTCAGTCTTGCTTTCAGGTAATATCGCCTTGGTTAAGTTGTCATCCAATGATCAAAAGCTTTTACCTACTCTTGCTGCTTATCTTATTGCTGTTGAACCGCAATTGAAAGAGCGCATTGTTTTTATAGAAGGTAAAATGGAAGGTTTTGAAGCTGTAATTGCTACAGGAAGTAATAATACAGCCCGTTACTTTGATTATTATTTTAGTAGTGTTCCACACGTGATTCGCAAAAATCGAAATTCAGTGGCTCTATTAACGGGAGCAGAAACGCCAGAACAACTAACTGCCCTAGGAAAAGATATCTTTACTTTTTATGGATTAGGTTGTCGAAATGTATCCAAACTATTTGTGCCAAAAGACTATAATTTTGATGCTTTTTTCCAGGGAATGTATGCGTATAAAGAAGTTATTGAATACGAAAGATATGCCAATAATTACGATTATAATAAAGCGGTTTTCTTGATGAGCGAGTTTAAATTGTTAGATAATGGCTTTTTAACGATAAAAGAAGATGCTTCTTATGCATCGCCAATCTCCTCTGTATATTATGAATATTATGATACACTTGATGAGGTGGTGGATCAATTGCGTAAGGATCAGGATAAGATACAGTGTATTGTGTCCAATGACTTAACAGAGGATAGTATTGCTTTTGGGCAAACACAACATCCGCAGCTGTGGGATTATGCCGATCAGGTGGATACCCTTGAATTTTTGCTAAAATTATAA
- the serC gene encoding 3-phosphoserine/phosphohydroxythreonine transaminase — MKQVHNFCAGPSLLPQTVYEQAAQAVLNFEDTGMSILSISHRSKEFIAVLEEARQLSLELLGLEQKGYVALFLQGGASMEFLRVPYSLMQQKAAYINTGTWSSKAIEQAQMLGEVKVIASSEDQHFSYIPKNVRVEEAVDYVHFTSNNTIYGTQFTYIPQTNAPLVCDMSSDIFSREFDCDKIDLIYAGAQKNIGSAGVSLILVKEEILGKTKRAIPQMLDYQEHIAKDSLYHTANVFAVYTCLLNLRWLKQQGGVAAIEGINNKKAALLYQTIDELDFVSGTAAIEDRSKMNATFTFKEEGMNTIFDQLCMEAQVANIKGHRSVGGYRASLYNAVSLQSVEVLTSVLHQMKTLV, encoded by the coding sequence ATGAAACAGGTACATAACTTTTGTGCGGGACCTAGTTTGTTGCCTCAAACGGTATACGAACAAGCCGCTCAGGCCGTTCTCAATTTTGAAGATACGGGAATGTCTATTTTGTCTATTTCTCACCGAAGTAAAGAATTTATTGCCGTTCTTGAAGAAGCGAGGCAGTTGAGTTTAGAGCTGTTGGGATTAGAGCAAAAAGGTTATGTCGCTTTATTTTTACAAGGGGGAGCAAGTATGGAATTCTTACGTGTTCCCTATAGTTTAATGCAACAAAAAGCAGCGTATATCAATACAGGTACCTGGTCTAGTAAAGCCATTGAACAAGCACAAATGCTTGGTGAAGTAAAGGTTATTGCGAGTTCGGAAGATCAGCATTTTTCCTATATTCCCAAAAATGTGCGCGTAGAGGAGGCTGTTGATTACGTTCATTTTACGTCGAATAATACCATTTATGGGACGCAGTTTACTTATATCCCTCAAACCAATGCTCCATTAGTTTGTGATATGAGTTCGGATATTTTTTCACGCGAATTTGACTGCGACAAGATTGATTTAATTTATGCGGGAGCTCAGAAAAATATTGGGTCTGCAGGGGTTAGTTTGATTCTAGTTAAGGAAGAAATTCTCGGAAAAACAAAACGAGCTATTCCGCAAATGTTAGACTACCAAGAGCACATCGCCAAAGATAGTTTGTATCATACAGCCAATGTATTTGCGGTTTACACCTGTTTGTTAAACCTGAGATGGCTTAAACAACAGGGAGGTGTTGCAGCTATTGAAGGTATCAATAATAAAAAAGCAGCCCTGTTATATCAAACAATAGATGAATTGGATTTTGTATCAGGAACGGCAGCCATCGAAGATCGATCAAAAATGAACGCCACATTTACGTTTAAAGAAGAGGGAATGAATACAATCTTCGATCAACTTTGTATGGAGGCTCAAGTTGCCAATATCAAAGGACATCGTTCGGTGGGAGGATATCGTGCCTCTTTGTACAATGCCGTATCCCTCCAAAGTGTAGAAGTACTAACTTCAGTATTACACCAAATGAAGACTTTAGTCTAA
- a CDS encoding NAD(P)-dependent oxidoreductase gives MRVLANDGIPEHSKQALESLGFEIKEVRVAHEQVVAYTQKNEIDVLLVQQGTLLNKAMIDELKHLKAIVFAGVVVNLELIDYIKSNGITVLWAEESLANATAEMVLAHLFNGARLLQEANRNMPLEGDTMFKSLQQSYSSGIEIAGKTLGIIGMNLAGQFLAQKALGLGMHVVYTDTATPQVQTEFELPNGLVFPINMESIAMDTLLEQSHFISVHTKYFQRYVVNKESFEKAQNLIGVINCAYPEAINEVDLVDEVNKETILFAGLDRFEEEPHPVIQVLMQPAFSLSPNIATATHESQHQVWSEITVKIKELLN, from the coding sequence ATGAGAGTATTAGCCAATGATGGTATACCAGAACATAGTAAACAAGCATTAGAATCGTTAGGATTTGAAATAAAGGAAGTACGCGTAGCGCATGAGCAAGTAGTAGCGTATACTCAAAAAAATGAAATCGACGTTTTGTTGGTACAGCAAGGAACTTTGTTGAACAAAGCGATGATTGATGAATTAAAGCATTTAAAAGCCATTGTTTTTGCAGGGGTTGTGGTGAATTTAGAGTTGATTGATTACATCAAGAGTAATGGGATAACCGTACTTTGGGCCGAAGAATCGTTGGCCAATGCAACGGCAGAAATGGTATTGGCTCATTTATTTAACGGTGCTAGATTGCTACAAGAAGCCAATAGAAATATGCCTTTAGAAGGGGATACGATGTTTAAATCCCTTCAGCAATCCTATAGTTCAGGTATTGAAATAGCTGGGAAAACGCTTGGAATTATCGGCATGAATTTAGCCGGGCAATTTTTAGCACAAAAGGCCTTGGGATTAGGGATGCATGTGGTGTATACCGATACAGCAACACCCCAAGTGCAAACAGAGTTTGAATTGCCAAATGGACTAGTGTTTCCAATCAATATGGAATCAATCGCGATGGATACACTACTTGAGCAGTCTCATTTTATCTCGGTACACACAAAATATTTTCAGCGTTATGTTGTCAATAAAGAGTCTTTTGAAAAAGCGCAGAACCTTATTGGGGTAATCAATTGTGCCTATCCTGAAGCGATTAATGAAGTAGATTTAGTCGATGAGGTAAACAAAGAAACTATTCTTTTTGCAGGATTAGATCGCTTTGAAGAAGAGCCTCATCCCGTGATTCAAGTTCTGATGCAACCTGCTTTTTCATTGTCACCTAATATTGCAACAGCGACTCATGAAAGTCAACACCAAGTATGGTCTGAAATAACTGTTAAAATAAAAGAATTGTTGAATTAA
- a CDS encoding CPBP family glutamic-type intramembrane protease: protein MMSTQALLFDFLQFLRKPHTEPLFHHKKQALFLSFKLWLYLFVFIIFGGVFLDSLVDIPMHDRFEEVMEQIGIWGFVGFAVILGPFLEEIAFRLAMRFRLRNVIVGVIAFIAYMTQAASYPAEKMSSNGTLYLYTFSGLLLVGFLILCTKYPSLLANWWTAHFPLVFYVASVSFALIHIFNFEEFPLRVVLLAPLITLPQFVLGLGMGYLRLRFGFWYGYLFHVLNNGFAVSIYLLLQ, encoded by the coding sequence ATGATGTCAACCCAAGCCCTATTATTCGATTTTTTACAATTTCTGAGAAAACCTCATACAGAACCTCTTTTTCATCATAAAAAGCAAGCACTGTTTTTATCTTTTAAGCTTTGGCTTTACCTTTTTGTATTCATCATTTTTGGAGGAGTGTTTTTGGATTCTCTTGTGGATATTCCTATGCATGACCGTTTTGAAGAGGTCATGGAGCAAATAGGTATTTGGGGATTCGTTGGATTCGCAGTTATTTTAGGCCCTTTTTTGGAAGAAATTGCTTTTCGTTTGGCTATGCGTTTCCGTTTGAGAAATGTGATAGTGGGTGTTATTGCCTTTATAGCTTATATGACTCAAGCTGCATCTTATCCTGCTGAAAAGATGAGTTCTAATGGAACATTATATCTCTATACTTTTTCTGGTCTGCTTTTGGTCGGATTTCTTATTTTGTGTACCAAATATCCTTCTCTTTTAGCGAATTGGTGGACTGCTCATTTTCCTCTTGTTTTCTATGTCGCTTCTGTTTCCTTCGCTTTGATTCACATTTTTAATTTTGAGGAATTTCCCTTGCGCGTTGTTCTCCTTGCGCCTTTAATTACCTTACCTCAATTTGTATTGGGATTGGGAATGGGGTATTTGCGTCTGCGCTTTGGGTTTTGGTATGGCTACCTATTTCACGTCTTAAATAATGGCTTTGCTGTTAGTATTTATTTACTCCTGCAATAA
- a CDS encoding GNAT family N-acetyltransferase, with amino-acid sequence MNSIHWHTKAFEELTLDELYDIMQLRTNIFVVEQNCPYPELDGKDKNCLHVFATQHGQVVAYARIVPPGLSYKEISIGRVVVHADHRKDGLGRILIDLTLEKIEEEFGAQPIQIGAQTYLKKFYGSFGFEPASAEYVEDGIPHVDMIRNPLTVNG; translated from the coding sequence ATGAATAGTATTCACTGGCATACAAAAGCATTTGAAGAATTGACGTTAGACGAGTTGTATGATATCATGCAATTGCGCACCAATATTTTTGTGGTAGAACAAAATTGCCCTTATCCAGAATTAGATGGAAAAGATAAAAACTGTTTACACGTATTTGCTACCCAACACGGACAAGTAGTGGCATATGCTAGAATTGTTCCTCCAGGTTTGAGCTATAAAGAAATTTCAATTGGTCGAGTTGTCGTTCATGCAGATCACAGAAAAGATGGTTTAGGAAGAATTTTAATTGACCTTACCTTAGAGAAAATAGAAGAAGAATTTGGAGCACAACCCATTCAGATTGGCGCTCAAACGTATCTAAAGAAATTCTATGGGTCCTTTGGATTTGAACCTGCTTCAGCAGAATATGTAGAAGATGGAATTCCACACGTGGATATGATTAGAAATCCGTTAACGGTGAACGGTTAA
- a CDS encoding MATE family efflux transporter: protein MTFQFRKVTAILALIKQSFSNESLDLTKLSTNKAVLLLAIPMMFEMLMESVFALVDLYFVGHLKESAFAIQTVGLTESMLSIIYAICIGISMAATAIVARRIGEKDKEQAAIYAAQAISIATIITILLSVFGFIYAKDWLIWMGASEESAEYGYGYTRILLVSCVSIMMLFLINGIFRGAGNAAIAMKSLWFGNLFNIILCPILVRGWWIFPEMGLDGAAYSTAIGRSMGVLYQIYYLTRKDSLIQLKFHYFKMQWNKVWHITKIAVPGMVQYMIATCSWVILARIVAQSSGEIGSSGFLTCLRLMIFFILPAWGLSNAASTLVGQHLGNKDPQRATQSVVITLKYNVIYMLIVTVIFFTMANLLASIFTTQEDIKSVAILAMYIGASGFIFYGIGMTLMNAFNGAGDTLTPSLINFIGFWVFQIPFAYAMVYYFNWGAEGVFIAIPAAETLIALLAFIAFKRGKWKLKQV, encoded by the coding sequence ATGACCTTTCAATTCCGTAAAGTAACAGCAATTTTAGCACTTATTAAACAATCATTCTCCAATGAAAGTCTTGATTTAACGAAACTATCAACGAATAAAGCGGTACTGTTACTAGCCATTCCCATGATGTTTGAGATGCTGATGGAATCTGTTTTTGCCTTAGTTGATTTGTATTTTGTAGGTCACCTAAAAGAGAGTGCTTTTGCTATACAAACAGTGGGTTTAACGGAGTCAATGCTGTCGATTATTTATGCTATTTGTATCGGTATTAGCATGGCGGCTACAGCTATTGTAGCGCGAAGAATTGGAGAAAAAGACAAAGAACAAGCAGCTATATATGCAGCTCAAGCGATCTCAATCGCTACAATAATCACTATTCTTTTGAGTGTTTTTGGTTTTATCTATGCGAAAGATTGGTTGATATGGATGGGTGCTTCTGAAGAATCGGCTGAATACGGTTATGGTTATACGCGCATATTATTAGTGAGTTGTGTTTCCATTATGATGTTATTCTTGATTAATGGTATTTTTCGCGGTGCTGGAAATGCGGCAATTGCCATGAAAAGCTTGTGGTTTGGTAATTTATTCAACATTATCCTCTGTCCTATTCTAGTGCGTGGATGGTGGATATTTCCAGAAATGGGACTGGATGGTGCGGCTTATTCTACCGCAATTGGACGAAGTATGGGGGTTTTATACCAAATCTATTACCTCACGCGTAAAGACTCTCTAATTCAACTAAAATTCCACTACTTCAAGATGCAGTGGAATAAAGTATGGCATATCACTAAAATAGCGGTACCTGGTATGGTTCAGTATATGATTGCAACGTGTAGCTGGGTGATTCTAGCACGTATTGTAGCACAAAGCAGTGGTGAAATTGGTTCTTCTGGTTTCTTAACCTGCTTGCGCTTGATGATTTTCTTTATTCTACCTGCTTGGGGATTGAGCAATGCTGCTTCTACTTTGGTAGGGCAACACTTAGGAAATAAAGACCCCCAGCGCGCAACACAATCCGTTGTGATTACCCTAAAATACAACGTCATCTATATGCTCATCGTAACGGTCATTTTCTTTACCATGGCCAACCTATTAGCTTCAATATTTACTACTCAAGAAGATATTAAATCCGTGGCTATTCTCGCCATGTATATTGGTGCTAGTGGCTTTATCTTTTATGGAATCGGAATGACTTTAATGAATGCTTTTAATGGGGCAGGTGATACACTAACACCTTCTTTAATTAACTTTATTGGTTTTTGGGTGTTCCAAATCCCCTTTGCATATGCTATGGTTTATTACTTTAACTGGGGAGCTGAAGGAGTATTTATCGCCATCCCAGCCGCAGAAACGCTGATTGCCCTTTTAGCTTTTATTGCCTTTAAAAGAGGGAAATGGAAGTTGAAACAGGTGTAA
- a CDS encoding pseudouridine synthase has translation MLEILYQDEYIIAINKPRDLLVHKSFIASDIQEYAIQILRDQIGQYVYPVHRLDRKTSGVLLFALNKEVLKQLNEIFATRQVEKKYMAIVRGYTVEEETIDYALTNDNGQLQEAKTYYKTLQQVEVAIPFGKHLTSRYSLVEAYPETGRQHQLRKHFKHIFHPILGSRPHGCNKQNKLWLDQFGLSAMLLHAVELTFEHPITQVLIHLTATIDEQYEKYNALLGFDLRAYYKR, from the coding sequence ATGTTGGAAATTTTGTATCAAGACGAATATATCATCGCTATTAATAAACCCCGTGATTTATTAGTTCATAAATCTTTTATTGCCAGTGACATTCAAGAGTATGCTATTCAGATTTTGCGCGATCAGATTGGACAATATGTTTATCCCGTGCATCGATTAGATCGCAAGACATCAGGTGTTCTATTATTCGCATTAAATAAAGAAGTCCTAAAACAACTGAACGAGATATTCGCCACGCGACAAGTAGAGAAAAAATACATGGCTATTGTACGAGGTTATACAGTGGAGGAGGAGACGATTGATTATGCACTAACCAATGATAACGGACAATTACAAGAAGCAAAGACATACTATAAAACGCTACAACAGGTAGAAGTTGCTATTCCTTTCGGCAAGCATCTTACTTCGCGTTATTCGTTGGTAGAAGCTTATCCAGAGACAGGTAGACAACATCAATTGCGCAAACATTTTAAGCATATTTTTCATCCTATCTTAGGGAGTAGGCCGCACGGATGTAATAAGCAAAATAAGCTGTGGTTAGATCAGTTTGGACTTTCGGCTATGCTCCTGCATGCTGTCGAATTAACTTTTGAGCATCCAATTACGCAAGTGTTAATTCACTTAACGGCGACCATAGACGAGCAATATGAAAAATACAATGCTTTGTTGGGGTTCGATCTTCGAGCCTACTATAAAAGATAA